In Streptomyces paludis, the genomic stretch CTCGCCACCGACACCGGCTCCGTCGAGGTGTTCGACACGGTGCTGGGCGCCGGCGGCCCCCGCAAGGCGCGTGGACTGGGCCTGGTGACGGTCTATCAGGAACTCACCATGGTGCCCGCGCTGACCGCCGAGGCCAATGTCTTCCTCGGCGGCAACATCTCCCGGCGCGGACTGCTGTCCCGCCGGGAGATGCGCCTCCGTTACGAGCGGATGTGCGAGGACTTCGAGGTCGACATCCCGGCCGACGCCCTCGCCCGTACGCTGTCGGTCTCCCAGCAGCAGATCCTGGAGATCATGCGCGGGGTGCAGGCGGACGGCCGGGTGCTGCTGCTCGACGAGCCCAGCGCCGCCCTCGCCGAGCACGAACGCGACACCCTGTACCGGATCCTGGACCGGCTGCGCACCCGGGGCACCACCATCGTGTTCGTCAGCCACAACCTCGACGAGGTGCTCCGGCTCAGCGACAGCATCTCCGTACTGCGCAACGGCCGGCTGGTGGAGACCGCGCCCCGGGAGCGGTGGAACCGGCAGGCGCTGATCCGGTCGATGGTCGGCCGGGAGATCGGGGTGACCGCCCGCGGCGGCACCCATGAGCCCGGCGGCCCGGCGCTGGAGGCGTCCGGGGTGGATGTCCCGGGCGTGCTGGAGGACATCGGCATCCGCGTCCACGAGGGCGAGATCGTCGGCCTGTGGGGCCTGGTCGGCTCCGGCCGCACCACGTTCATGCGGGCCCTGGCGGGTCTCGACGGTACGTCCTCGGGCGAACTGCGCCTCGGCGGCAAGCCCGTGCCCTGGCCGCGCTCCGCCCGGGAGGCCATCGCCAGCGGGGTGGTCATGGTCCCCGAGGACCGCAAGAACGGGCTCGTCCCGGCCATGGACGCGGTCGACAACGTCAGTGTGGGCGTCACCCGCGCCACCCGGCTGGGCCGGATCGACCGTACCCGCGAACGCGCCTCGGCCGAGGAGTTCACCCGCTACTTCGGCTTCGACGCGGACCGGCTGGAGGCCCCCGTACGCCATCTGTCCGGCGGCAACCAGCAGAAGGTCCTGCTGGCCAAGTGGGCGGCCAGGACCCCCCGGGTGTTCCTCGTCGACGAACCGACGCGCGGCATCGACGTGGGCGCCAAGTCCGAGGTGCTGGCCAGCCTGGTCAGCCTCGCCCGGGACGGCGCCGCCGTGATCGTCACCTCCTCCGAGCTGGAGGAGGTGCTCGCCATCGCGAACCGGCTCCTGGTCTTCACGAAGGGCCGGGTGGTCCGTGAGATCCCCGCCGATTCACCCCAGTTCCGGGTGCGGGACATCGTCCGCCTGGGCTTTCACGAGAAGGAGACCGAAAGATGACTACACCGGCCGTGTCCACCACACCGTCCTCGCCACCGCCGGGCGCCACCGCCGCCGGCCCCGGGGAACCCGGCCGCGCCGGCGGCCCGGGGACGGACCGGGCCGCCCGTATCAAGGCGGTGGCCCTGCGCTACAGCATGCTCTGGGTCCTGGTGGCCCTCGTCCTCGCCGCCACCGTGCTCTACCCGGGCTTCCTCCAGCCGGCGAACGTACAGGACATCCTCACGCAGAACGCCGCCGTCGGCATCATCGCCGTGGCCATGACGTTCGTGATCATCTCCGGCGGCTTCGACCTCTCCGTGGGCGCCACCTACGCCCTGGGCGCCACGGTCTTCGCCGGGGTCACCAAGAGCACCGGATCGGTCGCCCTGGCGGGCGTCTGCGCCCTGCTCGCCGGGCTCGCGGTGGGCGCCGCGAACGGCACGATCATCGCCCGCTGGAAGGTCAACCCCTTCGTCACCACGCTGGGCATGTCCTCGGTGATCGCGGGACTGGCGTACGTGTACTCCAACTCGGCGCCCTTCATCGTGGACGGCATCTCCTTCCAGTACCTGGCCCTCACCGCGGTCGCCGGGGTGCCGCTGCCGATCTGGATCCTGCTGGCCGTCTTCCTGGCCGGCGCCGTACTCCTCGCGCAGACCGGCTACGGCCGCAACATCTACGCGATCGGCGGCAACGAGGAGGCCGGGCGCCTCTCCGGGCTGCGTGTGCCCTGGCTGGTCGGCAGCGCGTATGTGATGACCGGAGTGACGGCCGCGCTCGCCGGGATGATGGACGCCTCCCGGCTCGGCGTCGGCCAGGCCGACGTCGGCGCGACCGTGGCCCTGGACACCATCGCGATCGTGGTCGTCGGCGGCACCTCGCTGCGCGGCGGCGAGGGAGCCGTCTGGCGCTCCGCCGTGGGACTGCTCATCCTCGCGACGCTGACCAACGTCTTCTACAGCCTCAACATCAGCCAGCACTGGCAGCTGATCGCGAAGGGCACGATCGTGGTGGCGGCCGTCGCCCTCGACTCGCTGCTGCGCGCCCGGCGCGCCTGATCGCGGCCCGGAGCAGGCCACCGGAGCGGGCCGCGGCCCGGGGCAGGGCCGCGGTCCCGGAACAGACAGAGCCCCCGCGCACAACCCGCGGAGGTGAAGTTGGCCGAAACAACTCCTTATCTGTTTGTTACGTATATCCCTGTTGGTTGGCGCTCGCCCCCGGCATGATGAGCCCGAGTCACCGCGGTCCCGGACGGTCCGGGCACCGTGCCGGGGCCGCGTCGTCAGCGGCCGTCCTCATACAAGGGGCGGTGGATGTGCCCGTGTCCGGTCTGAAGAAAACCCCTGCTCCCTGGCCCCACGGGAGCCCTCTCCCGCCGCCGGCCGCCGCCATCGTGCTGGCCGACGGCCAGGTCGAGGCCACCGACCGGCCCGCCGGACACCCGGCCGCCGAGCCGGGGCCCGCCGTCGCCTTCCTGCGCGCCCACCCCCCGCTCACCGAGCTGATCGCGGCGTGTGTACGGACCGAACCCGGCCGGATCGGTTTCATGTGGACCGACAGCACGGCCCGCTCCCTGGTCCGGGTCTGGGTGGATCCGTTCCGCGACCCGAGGGACCGGCCGATGGGCCGCGTCCTGGTCGAACCGTGCCACCCCTCGCCGTACGGACTGACCCTGCGGGAACTCGACGTCCTCACCCTGATCGTCGCCGGGCTGACCAACAACGAGATCGGCGAGCGGCTCTTCACCAGCCCGCGCACCGTCACCACCCATGTGGACCGGCTGCTCACCAAGCTCCAGCTCTCCAGCCGCGCCGCCGCCGC encodes the following:
- a CDS encoding ABC transporter permease translates to MTTPAVSTTPSSPPPGATAAGPGEPGRAGGPGTDRAARIKAVALRYSMLWVLVALVLAATVLYPGFLQPANVQDILTQNAAVGIIAVAMTFVIISGGFDLSVGATYALGATVFAGVTKSTGSVALAGVCALLAGLAVGAANGTIIARWKVNPFVTTLGMSSVIAGLAYVYSNSAPFIVDGISFQYLALTAVAGVPLPIWILLAVFLAGAVLLAQTGYGRNIYAIGGNEEAGRLSGLRVPWLVGSAYVMTGVTAALAGMMDASRLGVGQADVGATVALDTIAIVVVGGTSLRGGEGAVWRSAVGLLILATLTNVFYSLNISQHWQLIAKGTIVVAAVALDSLLRARRA
- a CDS encoding sugar ABC transporter ATP-binding protein; this translates as MTAEQSPPPAVVCRGVSKVFGRTYAVRGVDLEIPRGAVHALVGENGAGKSTLLGMISGRLATDTGSVEVFDTVLGAGGPRKARGLGLVTVYQELTMVPALTAEANVFLGGNISRRGLLSRREMRLRYERMCEDFEVDIPADALARTLSVSQQQILEIMRGVQADGRVLLLDEPSAALAEHERDTLYRILDRLRTRGTTIVFVSHNLDEVLRLSDSISVLRNGRLVETAPRERWNRQALIRSMVGREIGVTARGGTHEPGGPALEASGVDVPGVLEDIGIRVHEGEIVGLWGLVGSGRTTFMRALAGLDGTSSGELRLGGKPVPWPRSAREAIASGVVMVPEDRKNGLVPAMDAVDNVSVGVTRATRLGRIDRTRERASAEEFTRYFGFDADRLEAPVRHLSGGNQQKVLLAKWAARTPRVFLVDEPTRGIDVGAKSEVLASLVSLARDGAAVIVTSSELEEVLAIANRLLVFTKGRVVREIPADSPQFRVRDIVRLGFHEKETER